The following proteins are encoded in a genomic region of Gimesia algae:
- the metE gene encoding 5-methyltetrahydropteroyltriglutamate--homocysteine S-methyltransferase: MAIATNLGFPRIGAHRELKRAVEKFWTEKISEAELQQIGRDLRETHWKLQQATGIEQIPSNDFSLYDQVLDTTAMVGAIPDRFQWTGGAVDLTTYFAMARGGKGGKSVDATTAGVAALEMTKWFDTNYHYLVPEFEPEQQFQLASTKVIDEFLEAKALGIETRPVILGPVSFLLLGKSGTADFDCLSLLDRLLPVYVEVLTRLSAAGAKWIQIDEPCLVLDLTAEQRVAFQRAYDPLSMIAGGIQIALTTYFGPLAENLSTAVALPVAALHIDLVRAPEQLDDVLEQLPAEVALSLGIIDGRNIWKNDFEQSLALIEKAVDRIGADRILIGPSCSLLHTPVDLENETDLDPELRQWLAYARQKLEEISVLTRCINAGRESVADALSANLTAMNARRNSPRVHRPEVKERSAAVTEPMRTRKSPYAERHVLQQKTLDLPLFPTTTIGSFPQTDEIRKARAAFKKGELTESAYEQFLQACIASDIQYQESVDLDVLVHGEAERNDMVEYFGEQLEGFLATKNGWVQSYGSRCVKPPIIFGDILRKGPMTVKWTKYAQSCTQKLMKGMLTGPVTILQWSFVRDDQPRSETCQQIGLAIRDEVLDLEAGGIRIIQIDEPAVREGLPLRRSDWRAYLKWAVDCFRLSAAGVEDETQIHTHMCYSEFNDIIEAIAALDADVISIETSRSNMELLDAFVQFRYPNEIGPGVYDIHSPRVPTVEWMVDLLETALNVLEPRQLWVNPDCGLKTRKWDEVRPALQNMVAAAKSLRAKVNLTE; encoded by the coding sequence ATGGCTATTGCTACGAATCTTGGATTCCCCCGTATTGGTGCGCATCGTGAACTGAAACGAGCGGTCGAAAAGTTCTGGACTGAAAAAATCAGCGAAGCAGAACTGCAGCAGATCGGTCGCGACCTGCGTGAAACACACTGGAAGCTGCAACAGGCAACAGGAATCGAACAGATTCCGTCGAATGATTTCTCCCTCTACGATCAGGTGCTGGATACGACAGCCATGGTCGGCGCGATCCCGGACCGTTTTCAATGGACGGGCGGTGCCGTCGATTTGACAACCTATTTCGCAATGGCGCGAGGCGGAAAGGGGGGCAAGTCGGTCGACGCGACTACTGCCGGTGTCGCCGCGCTGGAGATGACCAAATGGTTTGATACCAACTATCATTACCTGGTGCCCGAGTTTGAACCCGAACAGCAGTTCCAATTGGCTTCGACTAAAGTCATCGACGAATTCCTGGAAGCGAAAGCGTTAGGCATCGAAACCCGTCCGGTCATTCTGGGGCCTGTCTCCTTTCTGCTGCTGGGGAAGTCGGGTACCGCTGACTTCGACTGCTTAAGTCTGCTCGATCGCCTGCTGCCCGTATATGTGGAAGTGCTGACCCGCCTGTCAGCCGCCGGTGCAAAGTGGATTCAGATCGACGAACCCTGTCTGGTACTCGATCTGACGGCTGAGCAGCGCGTCGCCTTTCAGCGGGCCTACGATCCGCTTTCGATGATCGCGGGCGGAATTCAGATCGCGTTGACGACCTACTTTGGTCCCCTCGCGGAAAATCTGTCGACTGCGGTTGCATTGCCGGTGGCTGCGTTGCACATTGATCTGGTCCGCGCTCCTGAGCAGCTGGATGACGTGCTGGAACAACTGCCGGCAGAAGTGGCGTTGTCGCTGGGCATCATCGACGGGCGTAATATCTGGAAGAACGATTTCGAGCAGTCGCTGGCGTTGATCGAGAAAGCCGTCGACCGGATTGGCGCGGATCGAATTCTGATCGGCCCTTCCTGTTCGCTGTTGCATACGCCCGTCGATCTGGAAAACGAAACCGATCTGGACCCTGAGCTCCGGCAGTGGCTGGCTTATGCCCGGCAGAAGCTGGAAGAAATCTCCGTGCTGACTCGATGTATCAATGCAGGGAGAGAGAGTGTCGCAGACGCTTTGTCGGCGAATCTGACCGCGATGAATGCCCGCCGCAATTCGCCGCGCGTGCATCGTCCCGAGGTAAAAGAACGCAGTGCCGCCGTGACGGAACCGATGCGGACCCGCAAGAGTCCTTATGCAGAACGCCACGTTTTGCAGCAGAAGACGCTGGATCTGCCGCTGTTTCCCACAACGACCATTGGTTCGTTTCCGCAGACGGATGAAATTCGCAAGGCGCGTGCTGCATTCAAGAAAGGGGAATTGACAGAGTCGGCTTACGAGCAGTTTCTGCAGGCGTGCATCGCCAGTGATATTCAGTACCAGGAATCCGTCGACCTGGATGTGCTCGTGCATGGCGAAGCCGAACGCAATGACATGGTGGAATATTTCGGCGAGCAGCTGGAAGGTTTTCTCGCGACGAAAAACGGTTGGGTGCAAAGTTACGGTTCCCGCTGTGTGAAACCGCCGATCATTTTCGGTGATATTTTGCGCAAGGGGCCGATGACGGTAAAATGGACCAAGTACGCGCAGTCCTGCACACAGAAACTGATGAAAGGCATGCTGACCGGGCCGGTGACGATTCTGCAATGGTCGTTCGTCCGCGATGACCAGCCTCGCAGCGAAACCTGTCAGCAGATTGGCCTGGCAATACGGGATGAAGTGCTGGACCTCGAAGCTGGCGGCATCCGGATCATTCAGATTGACGAGCCAGCGGTTCGCGAAGGCTTGCCGCTGCGTCGTTCCGACTGGCGCGCCTATCTCAAATGGGCGGTCGACTGTTTTCGCCTGTCGGCAGCTGGTGTCGAAGATGAAACTCAGATTCATACGCACATGTGTTATTCTGAATTCAATGATATCATCGAAGCGATTGCTGCCTTGGACGCCGACGTGATTTCGATTGAAACGTCGCGGAGTAATATGGAATTGCTGGATGCATTCGTTCAATTCCGGTATCCCAATGAAATTGGACCGGGCGTGTATGACATTCATTCGCCCAGAGTGCCGACGGTGGAATGGATGGTTGATCTGCTTGAAACAGCATTGAACGTGCTGGAGCCGCGACAGTTATGGGTCAACCCGGACTGTGGACTGAAGACCCGTAAATGGGACGAAGTCAGGCCCGCTTTACAGAACATGGTTGCCGCAGCCAAGTCACTGCGTGCGAAAGTGAATCTGACGGAATAA
- a CDS encoding amidohydrolase family protein: MDSIPVIDTHQHLWDLDRFQLPWLALPGMDVLRNSFRMADYLEATRNCPVAKSVYMEVNVHPDLQRQEAQYVLALCEADDNPMSGAVIGGCPGESSFADFLEEFAGNPFVKGVRTILHDPDRPSGMCLTPQFKENIRLLGDLGLSFDLCMRPAEIQDAVELVDACPETRFIIDHCGNMSVQPDQQQDRPDWEQGMRRMAECERVFCKISGIVATATRGAWQPADLKQNIDFCLDTFGEDRIFFGGDWPVCTLTADFESWYQALRWIVQDRGEAFQRKLFHDNAEAFYQLKG; this comes from the coding sequence ATGGATTCGATCCCCGTTATCGACACACATCAGCATCTCTGGGATTTAGACCGGTTCCAGCTCCCCTGGCTCGCTTTACCCGGCATGGACGTTCTGCGTAACAGCTTTCGTATGGCCGATTATCTTGAGGCAACCCGCAATTGTCCCGTCGCAAAATCGGTGTACATGGAAGTGAATGTACATCCGGATCTGCAGCGACAGGAAGCACAATACGTGCTGGCATTATGTGAAGCAGACGATAATCCGATGTCCGGTGCCGTCATCGGTGGCTGTCCCGGCGAAAGCAGCTTCGCCGACTTTCTGGAAGAGTTTGCCGGCAATCCATTCGTGAAAGGAGTCAGAACCATCCTGCACGATCCCGACCGTCCGTCGGGCATGTGTCTCACGCCGCAGTTCAAAGAAAATATCCGCCTGCTGGGAGACCTGGGTTTGAGCTTTGATCTGTGCATGCGACCCGCCGAGATCCAGGACGCCGTCGAACTGGTCGACGCCTGCCCGGAGACACGTTTCATCATCGATCATTGCGGCAATATGAGCGTGCAGCCCGATCAGCAACAGGACCGCCCGGACTGGGAACAGGGGATGCGGCGGATGGCTGAATGCGAACGGGTGTTCTGCAAGATCTCGGGAATCGTCGCGACCGCCACCAGGGGAGCCTGGCAGCCTGCAGACCTCAAGCAGAACATCGACTTCTGCCTGGATACGTTCGGAGAAGACCGCATCTTCTTCGGCGGCGACTGGCCCGTCTGCACACTGACGGCCGACTTCGAAAGCTGGTACCAGGCACTGCGGTGGATTGTGCAGGATCGCGGAGAAGCGTTCCAGCGAAAGCTGTTTCACGATAACGCGGAAGCCTTTTATCAGCTCAAAGGGTGA
- the hpnC gene encoding squalene synthase HpnC, translated as MTAFEHELAAWGPDSPCFQGTDAPVSLAEAQAYCRKIALGHYENFPVVSWALPRDLRQHFYNVYAFCRWADDLSDEIADADQSLRLLAWWRSQLVDCYQNIQNAVEEEPSSFMPRLHPVFIALTPTIVKYDLPQTAFDDLIQAFEQDQHISEYQTFAELLSYCQRSANPVGRLVLHLCQTVTEETVAWSDSICTGLQLANFWQDVARDFEIGRIYIPREDCEQFGYTRAQFERSEFNESFQKLMAFEVQRARQYLLAGMPLIAQLPGRLQVDIDLFIQGGLKILDHIEQQQFNVWKQRPKVSRFEFGVLLIQSLLRRFAGRNR; from the coding sequence ATGACGGCATTTGAGCATGAATTGGCGGCCTGGGGGCCCGATTCCCCCTGTTTTCAGGGAACGGATGCTCCAGTCTCCCTGGCTGAGGCCCAAGCGTATTGCCGTAAAATCGCCTTGGGACATTACGAAAATTTCCCCGTTGTCTCCTGGGCATTGCCGCGGGACTTGCGGCAGCACTTTTATAACGTCTATGCCTTCTGCCGCTGGGCCGACGATCTAAGCGATGAAATCGCAGACGCCGACCAGTCACTCCGCCTGCTCGCCTGGTGGCGGTCGCAACTGGTGGACTGCTATCAGAACATTCAGAACGCTGTAGAGGAAGAACCGTCGTCGTTCATGCCGCGTCTGCATCCGGTGTTTATTGCGCTGACTCCCACCATCGTTAAATATGATTTGCCTCAAACCGCCTTCGATGACCTGATTCAGGCGTTCGAACAGGATCAGCATATCAGCGAATATCAGACCTTTGCAGAACTGCTTTCGTACTGCCAGAGAAGCGCCAATCCAGTGGGGCGGCTGGTACTGCATCTGTGTCAGACTGTTACTGAGGAAACAGTTGCCTGGTCCGATTCGATTTGTACCGGATTGCAGCTGGCGAATTTCTGGCAGGATGTCGCCCGCGATTTCGAGATCGGCCGCATCTACATTCCCCGGGAAGATTGTGAGCAGTTCGGCTATACCAGAGCGCAGTTTGAACGAAGTGAATTCAACGAATCATTTCAGAAGTTGATGGCGTTTGAAGTGCAACGCGCGCGGCAGTACCTCCTGGCTGGTATGCCTTTGATTGCACAGCTTCCCGGACGCCTGCAGGTCGACATCGATCTGTTTATCCAGGGGGGATTGAAAATACTCGATCACATCGAACAGCAGCAGTTCAATGTCTGGAAGCAGCGCCCCAAAGTATCCCGTTTCGAGTTCGGCGTACTGCTGATACAGAGTCTGCTGCGGCGTTTTGCTGGCAGGAATCGTTGA
- a CDS encoding ribonucleotide-diphosphate reductase subunit beta: MTILNTNSASTKKNAPLKDTPEGRFNADKKRLINCSQVDVNQLMPLKYHWAWEHYLNGCANHWMPTEVGMTKDIEMWRSNKLSDGERFVIMRNLGFFATAESLVANNIVLAIFKHVTNAESRQYLLRQAFEEAVHSHTFLYIVESLGLNESEVFNMYHEVPAIAKKDQLEMELTSEILDPDFTTDTFEGAQAFLKNLIGYYLIMEGLFFYTGFVMVLSFHRRNMMTGIGEQFQYILRDETIHLNFGIDLINGIKQENPELWTPEFQQLIVDRMKYAAELEIEYAKDCLPTGILGLNGDLFREYVQHIADRRLERIGLPAQYGSANPFPWMSETMDLSKEKNFFETRVTEYQSSGSLNWD; this comes from the coding sequence ATGACAATTCTTAATACAAACTCAGCTTCAACCAAAAAAAATGCCCCCCTGAAAGATACTCCCGAGGGTCGTTTCAACGCAGATAAAAAACGTTTGATTAACTGCTCTCAGGTCGACGTCAACCAGTTGATGCCACTCAAGTATCACTGGGCCTGGGAACATTATCTGAATGGTTGTGCGAATCACTGGATGCCAACGGAAGTCGGCATGACCAAAGACATCGAGATGTGGCGTTCCAATAAGCTCAGCGATGGCGAGCGGTTTGTGATTATGCGAAACCTGGGTTTCTTTGCGACAGCCGAGAGCCTGGTAGCCAATAATATTGTGCTGGCCATTTTCAAGCATGTCACCAATGCGGAAAGTCGTCAGTACCTGTTGCGACAGGCATTTGAAGAAGCCGTGCATTCGCATACCTTCCTGTACATCGTCGAAAGCCTCGGGCTCAATGAGTCGGAAGTCTTCAACATGTATCATGAAGTTCCCGCGATTGCGAAAAAAGATCAGCTGGAAATGGAGCTGACTTCGGAAATTCTGGATCCCGATTTCACCACCGATACCTTCGAAGGGGCACAGGCCTTCCTGAAAAACCTGATCGGTTACTACCTCATCATGGAAGGGCTGTTCTTCTATACCGGTTTTGTGATGGTGCTTTCCTTCCATCGTCGCAACATGATGACCGGGATCGGTGAACAGTTTCAATACATCCTGCGGGATGAAACGATTCACTTGAACTTCGGTATCGACTTGATCAATGGAATTAAACAGGAAAATCCGGAACTCTGGACTCCCGAATTCCAGCAGCTGATTGTTGACCGTATGAAGTATGCCGCCGAACTGGAAATCGAATACGCCAAAGATTGCCTGCCGACCGGTATTCTCGGTCTGAACGGCGATCTGTTCCGCGAATACGTGCAGCACATCGCTGACCGTCGCCTGGAACGCATCGGCCTGCCCGCCCAGTACGGTTCTGCGAATCCGTTCCCCTGGATGAGTGAAACGATGGACCTTTCGAAGGAAAAGAACTTCTTCGAAACCCGCGTGACCGAATACCAGAGCTCCGGTTCATTAAACTGGGACTGA
- the der gene encoding ribosome biogenesis GTPase Der → MAIPKIAIVGRPNVGKSSIFNWLAGHRVAIVDPTAGVTRDRVTYLVHEKDRYFELVDTGGIGITDSDDLSEDIERQIQVGIDEADLILFVVDGSLGVAHLDEEVATRLRLIEKPKILCINKCDSTKTDDEAAQFFRLTNSPVVLTSVKGNRNRNELLDEIMDQLPPAEELEESEGDTLSADPELKIAIVGRRNVGKSTFINALAESERMIVSEVAGTTRDSVDIRFEFDDKSFLAIDTPGVRKRKSLANDIEFYGLTRAKRSIRRANVVLMFFDSQETVSKVDKQLVAEIDENHKPCIFVINKWDLGREKKMTSEKWDEYLTSQFRTMRHAPVAFVTAKDSRNIKQVINLAQTIYKQSRIRVSTGRLNKIVRAAIQNNQPPYSKNHRPKIYYATQVATEPPTIVLKCNDQKLFTESWKRYLSGVLREALPFKEIPIKIYYRPKDAKDESSPSLDMVEQDDFEVFSPNEHRNQKGDNV, encoded by the coding sequence ATGGCCATTCCTAAAATTGCTATCGTAGGGCGCCCCAATGTTGGCAAAAGTTCCATTTTCAACTGGCTCGCCGGACACCGGGTGGCGATTGTCGACCCGACCGCCGGTGTTACTCGCGATCGAGTCACGTACCTGGTCCATGAAAAAGATCGCTATTTTGAACTGGTTGATACCGGCGGAATCGGCATCACCGACAGCGACGACCTCTCAGAAGACATCGAACGCCAGATCCAGGTCGGCATTGATGAAGCCGACCTGATCCTGTTTGTCGTCGACGGCTCCCTGGGTGTGGCGCACCTGGATGAAGAAGTCGCCACGCGATTACGCTTGATTGAGAAACCCAAAATCCTGTGTATCAATAAATGCGATTCCACCAAAACCGATGATGAAGCAGCACAGTTCTTTCGCCTGACGAATTCCCCCGTCGTACTGACGAGTGTCAAAGGGAATCGGAACCGAAATGAATTACTTGATGAGATCATGGATCAGCTGCCCCCGGCAGAAGAGCTGGAAGAATCGGAAGGAGATACGCTGTCGGCGGATCCCGAACTGAAAATTGCGATCGTCGGTCGGCGGAATGTCGGCAAAAGTACCTTCATCAATGCGTTGGCTGAGTCGGAGCGGATGATCGTCAGTGAAGTTGCCGGCACAACCCGCGACAGTGTCGACATCCGGTTTGAATTCGACGACAAATCCTTTCTTGCCATCGATACCCCGGGGGTAAGAAAACGGAAAAGTCTGGCGAACGACATTGAATTTTATGGCTTAACCCGGGCAAAACGCAGCATCCGTCGCGCCAACGTGGTCCTGATGTTTTTTGATTCGCAGGAGACGGTTTCCAAAGTCGACAAACAGCTGGTCGCCGAGATCGATGAAAATCATAAACCCTGTATCTTCGTGATCAATAAATGGGATCTGGGCCGCGAAAAGAAAATGACCTCGGAGAAATGGGATGAATATCTGACGTCCCAGTTCCGCACCATGCGGCACGCTCCCGTGGCGTTTGTCACTGCAAAGGACTCGCGCAACATCAAGCAGGTCATCAACCTGGCACAGACGATTTACAAACAGTCGCGGATTCGTGTCTCGACAGGGCGACTGAATAAAATCGTAAGAGCAGCGATCCAGAACAATCAGCCCCCCTACTCCAAAAACCACCGTCCCAAAATTTACTACGCGACGCAGGTGGCCACCGAGCCGCCGACGATCGTCTTGAAATGTAACGACCAGAAACTGTTTACCGAATCCTGGAAGCGCTACCTGAGCGGCGTACTGCGGGAGGCACTCCCCTTTAAAGAGATCCCGATTAAAATCTATTACCGTCCGAAAGATGCGAAAGACGAATCGAGCCCGAGCCTGGACATGGTCGAGCAGGATGATTTCGAAGTTTTCAGCCCGAACGAGCATCGAAATCAAAAAGGGGACAATGTCTAG
- a CDS encoding ribonucleoside-diphosphate reductase subunit alpha has protein sequence MIRAQTEWIVTKRGGRTASFDASLIGRAISNAFRAELNLADNQPLDDEIRMEIPEMVESVANEIASAASSDAGIEVEKIQDVVEMMLMRRGHYRIARRYIVYRADRAKLRALRASTDLADESDTIKSTTPRFHVILTDGTKTPFDEARILARLSDACRGLEGDCSAEALLEEVMRSIFDGISVEELYRAMILAARTRIERDPAYDTVASRLMLKIIYNDALGNAPSDVNELNQLYVDRFPQFLSDGIEAKRLTPDLHKYDLNRIALALKPERDHLFQYLGLQAIFDRYLLHIDGRRIETPQYFWMRVSMGLAIQEAGDVTGRAIEFYNILSTFRFTSATPTLFNSATLHPQLSSCYLSTVDDDLDHIFKCVADNAKLSKWAGGLGNDWTQIRATNSHISGTNGQSQGVIPFLKVVNDTAVAVNQGGKRKGAVCSYLETWHMDVEEFLDLRKNTGDDRRRTHDMHTANWIPDLFMRRVREDAEWTLFSPNDVPDLHDLYGQAFEQRYAEYEKMTETGELKLFRRISAVELWRKMLTRLFETGHPWITWKDPSNLRSPQDHAGVVHSSNLCTEILLNTSRNETAVCNLGSVNLKLHIVDGQLDLGMLEETVRTAMRMLDNVIDINYYPTAEARNSNTRHRPVGLGLMGFQDALLAQGISYASMQAVEFADASMEAISYFAILASSELARERGRYESYTGSKWDRGLLPIDTLDLHEKERGVPIEVDRQTRLDWQVVRDSIAQNGMRNSNVMAIAPTATISTIIGVSQSIEPSYKHLYVKSNLSGEFTQVNLLLVDDLKALGLWDADMLEALKYYDGSVTEIDRIPDDLKARYLTAFEVEPKWTIECAAHRQKWIDMGQSLNLYLAEPSGKKLHDMYMLAWERGLKTTYYLRTLAATQVEKSTVDVNKFGIQPRWMKNASASGDIQVERTAATLVTPGESCNLDGDCEACQ, from the coding sequence ATGATTCGAGCGCAAACAGAATGGATCGTCACTAAGCGTGGAGGTAGAACTGCCTCCTTTGATGCTTCGTTGATCGGTCGTGCAATCTCTAACGCTTTCCGCGCGGAACTCAATCTCGCAGACAATCAGCCACTCGATGATGAAATTCGGATGGAAATTCCGGAAATGGTCGAGTCGGTGGCCAATGAAATTGCTTCCGCAGCCAGTAGTGATGCTGGTATTGAAGTGGAAAAAATTCAAGACGTTGTTGAGATGATGCTGATGCGTCGCGGTCACTACCGTATTGCACGCCGTTATATTGTCTACCGTGCAGATCGTGCCAAGCTTCGTGCTTTACGCGCTTCTACTGATCTGGCGGATGAGTCTGACACGATCAAATCGACAACGCCCCGGTTTCATGTGATTCTGACCGATGGGACTAAGACACCCTTCGATGAAGCCCGCATTCTGGCGCGACTTTCCGACGCCTGTCGCGGACTGGAAGGTGACTGTTCTGCGGAAGCGCTGCTGGAAGAAGTCATGCGTTCGATCTTCGATGGTATATCTGTCGAAGAATTGTATCGTGCCATGATTCTGGCAGCCCGGACCCGTATTGAACGCGATCCTGCCTACGATACCGTTGCTTCGCGCCTGATGCTCAAGATTATCTATAATGACGCTTTGGGAAATGCGCCCTCTGACGTCAATGAATTGAATCAACTGTATGTGGATCGTTTTCCACAGTTCCTCAGTGATGGAATTGAAGCCAAACGATTGACTCCCGATCTGCACAAGTACGATTTGAATCGAATTGCTCTGGCTCTCAAACCAGAGCGGGATCACCTGTTCCAGTATCTGGGACTGCAGGCCATTTTCGATCGTTATCTGCTGCACATTGATGGCCGCCGCATTGAAACACCTCAGTATTTCTGGATGCGTGTTTCCATGGGACTGGCGATTCAGGAAGCCGGTGATGTCACCGGACGGGCGATTGAGTTCTATAACATTCTTTCCACGTTCCGATTTACATCGGCAACGCCGACGCTGTTTAACTCTGCCACCCTGCATCCTCAGTTGAGTTCCTGTTATCTCTCGACAGTCGACGACGATCTGGACCACATTTTCAAATGTGTAGCCGACAACGCCAAGCTTTCCAAGTGGGCCGGCGGACTGGGTAACGACTGGACACAGATCCGGGCCACCAACTCCCACATCAGTGGTACCAACGGCCAGAGCCAGGGCGTGATTCCGTTCCTGAAAGTGGTCAACGATACTGCTGTTGCTGTGAACCAGGGCGGTAAACGCAAAGGAGCCGTCTGTTCGTACCTCGAAACGTGGCACATGGATGTCGAAGAGTTCCTCGACCTGCGTAAAAACACAGGCGATGACCGACGACGGACCCATGACATGCATACGGCGAACTGGATTCCCGACCTGTTTATGCGTCGTGTTCGCGAAGATGCCGAGTGGACTTTATTCAGCCCGAATGATGTTCCCGATCTGCATGATCTTTACGGTCAGGCATTCGAACAGCGTTATGCCGAATACGAAAAGATGACCGAAACCGGTGAGCTCAAACTCTTCCGTCGTATTTCAGCCGTCGAATTGTGGCGTAAGATGTTGACTCGTCTGTTTGAAACCGGTCATCCCTGGATTACCTGGAAAGATCCTTCCAATCTGCGTTCGCCTCAGGACCATGCCGGCGTTGTGCACAGCAGTAATCTGTGTACCGAAATTCTGTTGAATACCTCACGGAATGAGACGGCTGTCTGCAACCTGGGTTCCGTCAACCTCAAGCTGCACATTGTTGATGGTCAGCTTGATCTGGGAATGCTGGAAGAGACCGTTCGGACTGCCATGCGAATGCTGGATAACGTAATTGATATCAATTACTACCCCACTGCAGAAGCCCGTAATTCGAATACCCGGCATCGCCCCGTTGGTCTAGGCCTGATGGGTTTTCAGGATGCTCTCCTGGCTCAGGGAATCAGCTATGCCAGCATGCAGGCTGTAGAATTTGCTGATGCCAGCATGGAAGCGATTTCGTATTTCGCGATCCTGGCTTCTTCTGAACTGGCTCGTGAGCGTGGTCGATATGAATCTTATACTGGTTCCAAGTGGGACCGTGGCTTACTGCCCATTGATACGCTGGATCTGCATGAAAAAGAACGGGGGGTTCCGATTGAAGTGGATCGACAGACCCGCCTGGACTGGCAGGTCGTGCGGGATTCGATTGCACAGAACGGTATGCGTAACAGCAACGTGATGGCAATTGCTCCCACGGCGACGATTTCGACCATCATTGGTGTGTCTCAATCGATTGAGCCTTCCTATAAGCATCTGTATGTGAAGAGCAACCTGTCCGGCGAGTTTACCCAGGTCAACCTCTTACTGGTGGATGATTTGAAAGCCCTGGGTCTGTGGGATGCAGATATGCTGGAAGCCCTCAAGTATTATGATGGTTCGGTCACGGAGATTGATCGGATTCCCGATGACTTGAAGGCCCGTTATCTGACGGCATTCGAAGTGGAACCCAAGTGGACCATTGAATGTGCCGCCCATCGCCAGAAATGGATCGATATGGGACAGTCACTCAACCTGTATTTAGCAGAACCTTCCGGCAAAAAATTGCATGATATGTATATGCTGGCCTGGGAACGCGGGTTGAAGACCACCTATTATCTGCGAACTCTGGCAGCCACCCAGGTTGAGAAATCAACCGTGGACGTCAATAAGTTTGGAATTCAGCCTCGCTGGATGAAAAACGCAAGTGCCTCTGGTGATATTCAGGTCGAGCGGACTGCAGCCACACTGGTTACCCCAGGTGAGAGCTGCAATCTGGATGGCGACTGTGAAGCGTGCCAGTAG